The Gossypium hirsutum isolate 1008001.06 chromosome A03, Gossypium_hirsutum_v2.1, whole genome shotgun sequence genome contains the following window.
GTATCATGCCTCTCATATGCAATAAAAAAATCTTCATCGAGGAATCAATAAGCAATATCTTTAAAAGACGGAAAACACATTCAATTGAAGACACAGATGATGTTGGACTAATATGCAATTTCTGCACCAAAATTTACTCCCCAAAACGAAAATATTTACCACATACCCAAAGTTCCATTAAGAATAAACTATCACCTAGAATGCCAGGAAGACCCGCATTcgttaatatatttatgtatataaataggaaaAGAGCAGACAGCGCCAGGACTTGGAAATACCAATGATCGCACAGAGAActaaataaaaaagaacaaatatcaCCATCAAGCCATGAAAATACTTCCCTTCAAATGCCAACCTTACCTAATACATCTGCTATCTCATTTCCCTGAAAACATTTGACCAGCTGACTGACCAATTAATGAACCTAATAATTTCAAGCCATAAGGCCACTTCCACGTTCACTCCTTAGAATCCATCCTCTTAAATACAATCAGCATCCCtcaaaattccaaaaaattcTCATCTATTACCCTTAGCAAGACCGCTAGtgaaaacaaattaaacaaaaataaaaaacacagcCCTTTATATAGACAGCTCTTAACACAAACAAAAGAACCTCTACTCTCTGTTGCACTGATTTATTGATTTATTGTAATAGTTAAAAGGTAACAACTGGAACTTAAAGGGGAAAAAAACAAGAAAACTCAGCTGTAAGTCTGCAACATGCAGCTTAATTAAAGTCTATTTCGATTATTTCGATTCTCGACCATTTAAATGTCCAAATTCTTGCTTCCAATAAGCTTGTGCTTCTTCGAGTGTCCAAAATGTCCAAATATGAGACTCAGCTTTCTCGGGCGCCTCCAGAATTTCCTGTTTTCAGCAGGACCAGTTCATTATTGAGGAACAGACAGCACAGGTAAAATGCAACTGCAATTTAAGTTTTTTCTACATGGAAAAACCAAATAGTTGGGCTGTCAATAAACCTCTCTACAGTTCCTAGTCATCGTTCCGTTTACATGAATGTTATCATCATTAGCATTCATAAAATGACATGCTATGTTTTGTTACTCAGCCCCTTCATTTCCCTAAAGCCATGTTCAACACATATTCAAAGAGAATATAACCTAAAATTTTGTACTATAAAGAGAAATGGATATAACTGTCTATTTAAAAACAAGTGttttaaatttactatttataaattttaaattgaattatattatttgattgatGATTAGAGTAATCTGCATATTAAATTAGACTTGATAAATAGATGATATTTTCCTTAAGGTAAACTTAACCTTTCAGATTtgaaatctattttttatataatataaaatttataaaaaaataaataatatatttattaatcaaaAAAATTGTTAAGGAAACCCCTCTGCTGTTCTTCTATCTTGAAAAGAGCATAACAAGATTTGGCCTTTAGAAAAGTTATATTCAATTTTTATgaattgaagatacaacattTTCTTAAATATTACAATCATGATGTGCTTAGACCCAGATAAAATTAAGCCTATTTTTCCAAGCTTTTGTTTTGCTTAAGTCCTGATGGTTTTATGTGTTTTTGCATATTAATAATAACCCAATACTTTAAGAAAACCCTAAACCAACGTCTGGATATCCTTCAAATGGGATATAACCAAGCCAGGATATCCCTCTCTTGGATATTCCAAAACCAAGATATCTCTGCCTGGAATAAGAGTGACAGGTAGTCCGGTTTGTGGAGATATTCTTCAGCGCCTTTGATCTCCCTCCGTAAGATAAATAAGATACTCAAATAGCTAGCCTAGTTTGAATGAATATACTACAGAATTTAATGCATTAATAATCATGGGGGAGTTTTTATTGGGTAGGTTTGAAAGGTAAGGTTGATACAGCCTCAACccaaaaaataatctaaaattttgaaaaaactcAGCCCGtgcatattaaatttttatattattttttatatataaattttttaaaaaccccAAACCGGGATAGTGACAAACCGGGATATCCAACCTTAGGATATCCCTAGAATGGGATATACCTGCCATGAATAAGTACAACAAGTAGTCCGGTCCAAATAAGAAAAAAAGCTGAACCGGACACTAAAACTATCAACCAGGCACTAATATTTGTGAACGGAGATAGCATAGAAGTGGGATATACCCGGAGTAGCCTATTCACTTAAACGAACCTATTCAGCTAATATACAGAGATACCAGGGGTCTACCTAAAACTTCCAATCAAAATCCATTTGCAAATCATACCCAACAGAACTCAGACAATCCcaactattttaaagaaaaaagcaCCTAGCAgtatgaaaaagaaaacatacaTGCATACACGAATCATGACAATCTCCACCGTATATGATCAAGAAACCGAAATCGACAAAAACCTTTGCAATTAGCAAGTCGGTTGAAATTCTCCAATTCTTATCAATATCAACAACCATCccaattagattattattattatttttttaaaactaaattacAGACTTTTTGAGAAAACTAAGAAACAGAATGTCACAACTCACAACGAATTAAAAAGACATGTTATCCAGAAAAACTACCAAATAAACTCTCGGCAGTGGGCATGTACCATAGATCTAGATCTAGCTACCATTTTGAAACCAATGGCCATGTCTGAAAATTGCTTATTGAAAAAGAAATAAGTTCATGCCTGAAAAAGGGTACCATGCCTTGTCCGATGTTCCTGGATGTCGGAATTCAACAAATTACTAAATTTGCAAGAAGCAAGATACAACCCCATGCTATTGTGATTGTCCATTTTAATAATATCAATTCAATTAGAAAAATCCCGGGAATTTTGAGATTCCAAATTAAAGCTCATATAATGATTGACTGTGATAATAGCTATTGATATAATGTTTGATGTTTATACatgattttagaaagaaaaaagaaaacaacaaaccCCACAACTTACATAGGTGTCTCCTCTGCTGATGAAAGTTGGAAAAGTGTCATATGCACAAAGCTCAAAACATTAGGCGCATTCAATGTTCTACCTTGATTGAAAGCAAATGATAAATTATCTATCCCATTAAACTATATGAGAGAGCATCAGCACCATATTAAACACGAGATGAAGATTAACTAAAAGCTGCTAAGTACCGTATAAAGGGACAATGCATCAAAACTGAGTGGGACAAGGTAAATAGAAAACTCTTTACCCTTTTGAGTCCGATGCATTATCATGAACATAAGGAAGATCTAGTAATTCCAATAAAGATACATTCTGAGGATTACAGGGAGAACCTACACAAggtgagaaaattttaataattaaaaaagaaatcgaGCAAAAACAAATTGCAAAAGTCGTGATTATTCTAGTtgcaaatctaaataaaaaagaatGCATTCGCTAACCAACAATTAATTGAGCTAAAAGAAGACAAAAAATGAAGGATAGTGTTTCATAACTACTGTGACAGTAATATCGAGATGCCTAACCATTACAGTGATAAATGGTATAAATATGCAAACATTTATGGTAAGTTTCTTAAATCCAAAAGATAGAACCATTAATGGAGATACTATTAGCACCTCAAAGAAGGAAAAGCATCAAAATATCACCATATTATTTACCAGAAAAAGCAGTGTTTGAAACTGAATCAAAGGGTTTGTGAGGTGGAGCTGTTTGAGAAAATTCACAAGGTTTGGCTCCTCTGTCTTCCATCCTGTTCTTAACCCATTGACGAAAATCTTGCATGTCGAGCTTTGTTCTCCTACATATTAGAACAGCAGTTGTCAGCTCACAAGTTCTTGTAGAGTAATAGTACTtgcaaaaatagaaaattgcacattttcaaataaaacattattcCACCCCAcccaagagagagagagagtgagaTGAGTGGCATGGTCAAAACAAAAATGTCATATATACACACACCCAACGTCTCCACGTCGGAAGGTCAAAGGAAAGACACAGTTCAATTTCCGTGTTATTGCCAGCCATTCTTCATCGTACtgaacctcataaggtcctagaTCAGATCAATATCAAATATCTAAAAGATCAGAGAAAGCCAGAATTCATTTATTAGCTTCCAGCAAAGACCAAAAGAAAGAACCTAAATGAAATGGTCAGAACATATGATAGATACCTGCAAGAACTTGCGCCCTGGAAGGCATTTATCGAGTGCAAGAAATTTTGTCACTCGACCACCATCTTCATGTTCAACAAGAGCGGTGAACTTGCAGTGCAAGTGAGCTGAAAACCAATACAATGGTCTGAGTTTTTCGAGCAGCTGAGCAGCAGGTTTGCTTCCAAGAGTTCCTTGCTGGATCTAGGAAATATGTTTCAACCAACAAGCAACCAGGAATGGTCAACAAGAAAACTGAAGACGCTTGATATGAACATTTTCATTCTATCACATATGTCCATTTCCACCAATTGAATATAATTACCTCACCTTTGAAATGTTTTTTTGCAGCAAACAAGTTGTTGCCAGTTCCCATAATCAGTGATGCTGAGCGGCCAATCGTGTGAAAGGAAAATATCAATCAGTTCCTCTAGGAGCATGAGCTTGTGAACATCGTACTCCCAAACATGATACACAGACCTGATAGTATTGTCATTATAAGGTGGCCTTTCATGGTGTCCTGCTCAAGGAAAAGCTAATTCATTTCAGTTTCAAAGCTTCGACTCTCCACCCTAAATAAGAATCAATATAACATATCTGACACTCGCTTGCAGTAAATATACAATCACCATTAAAAGAACTCCAGAATAAACATAGAATAGACAAGTAAAAGAACTTCATACCCAACCTAAACAATAATTACGCGCATTGTAAATTCCAGAAAGTCCACCGATACGGATATTGCCAAACTTCACAACCACAGCATACCCCAAGAAGTATATATTAGGTGCTGCCAATCCCCCATAATACCTAAAGTTTACACATTTCAATAGCAGAAGGTAAAATTCAAGGCCTTTTCATAAAAGAATCAGAATCCCCAAGCTAGAACATATGAAGAAAAGGGGGTGACTTACAATTCCCATAAATAATTGGAAGCTTCATGATTTCCACCGATAAAAATCGTGGGAACTGGGGCAACCTCCTGACCCGAATAGTATTTCCAGAATGACTTCATCTCCCTATATTTTGGGGCCACATTAAGGCTATCCATATCTTTTTCATTCCTGACTGCCTaagttgcaaaagaaaaaaaaattaagttcatATAAAAAATGGGCATTTGGTAAGTGACAAAATTTCGTATAAAAACAACAAATTGGAGAAAGTGAGAGTGTAAGAGAAAGAACCTGGAAATCACCATAACAACGGAGGAGGTCAATTTTGATGTTGCGAGTGTTTTCAATGTATTTAATGGTGTCGTAGTCCTTGTCGAGATCTCCATGCATGCACCCTTCCACTGCTATCTTCATCGTTTTGAATTGGACACAATACTGTGGTAGGGTTTGAGAAATACTTAAAACCTTAGGTTTTTTTCTTAATGACTTTATCCTCTAAAGGTGAAAACAAAAAACCATGACAAAAACACACTGAAAATAGAAGTAAAAAGAAGCATATATCTGAAACTAAAACAAGAATGAAAAGGGCGACGGCAGGATTAACAATAAAAGAGCCATGGACGGATGGGAAGACAGGAGACCAGATACCGAAAGAAAATAtctgttaaattaaaaaaatggagaCGAAATGAgacaatgttttcaaaaattccaataccaTAAGCGGTTTCAACTTCTATTTATTATAGATTTTGCACCTGCAAAAGAGATAGAAAGGAATCCATGAATGTATAAACAGGGCAAGAAAGATACTAACTAAAAACAGTTATTTATGGACAGGAAGAGTACTACATATCCCAGGAAGCAGTTTTTTATCCACGAGAGGCTATCTGGACTGTCACATTAGAAAGAAAGACAGGTGAAAAAGTTTAAAGCATTATCTTAAGTGAgataaaagggaaaggaaagaagaGTCGTTACTTTGGTCAGACCAAAGACTACAAACCAGAGCCAACAACACCCCAAACCCACACAGTTAAACACACCACAGTCCAAAACAGATAATGGCAGCGTAAAAAGGATAATGGCAAAGATTCAAACAAGAAGAATATTTAGGAGAAGGAGTTGAACTGTGAAACAAAGGCACGAATTCTTACCCGGGAGTCAAAATCTCTCTTTTCCTGATATATCTCCGGCAATAAAACTCCACCGTTTCATTCTATCTTCGTTTGTTGGGTTTTCATTCTATCATGTTTCAACATGTTTCAAGCTGAAGGAATGGCTAGCCAAGGTTCCAGTAGGTCCAGAAATACAGAGTCAGCCAACCCAGAAAACTGATCAGGAAATCCCTCACCCAGAATATCTCGGACTCCCATAGTGACTATCATAAAACATTCCTTCTTTTGCGAACCAACACAgaagaatcaaagaaaaataaaccaCCATCCTTGGATCTTTCTATTATCAATTAGACAAGCAAAAACCATATAATGGGATAAAATATGCATCATAAATGAGTCCTACGCAAGGTTCCATAAAGCCGAGATAATTTTGAGACTACGAAGCATGACAGCAACAGAATGTCGTATTTCAAAGAATACATCTACCTGAACAGACTTCTTAAATCTACCTAGAATTCAAGCTCAACCTAAGCAGTTTCTaaaatcatatttcataacaatctttgaaaccaaaatttcataacaatgcACTCACTAATGAAACTAATAAATATCTGTAAACCGAAACAATTAGAGACAATGAAGTATCACGGCAACAAAATGTAGATCTATGAAGACATCAACTCAAGATAACCAAGTATTCAACTTTAACCTACACAATtaccatatcatatttcatcataaTGCACTTTTGCAAACAAAAAACATTTAGGCTTACCTAGCTGAGGCAGCCCTCTGTTCATGGAAATCAAAGGTATACACATATCCCGTTGGTGCCACAGCCCTTGCAAACGATGTTGTTAATGAGCCACTACCAGTCCCGGATTCAAGAACCAAACAACCCGGAACTACTTCCAAGTACATAATCACAAAGCTAATATCCGGATTTAAGTGGTGTGTAATGCTTGAACCTAATGATCcggttaaaaaaaattttaaaacaattcttaaaatttaaattaaattaaagtttattaaaactattttcttttaaaacaattgcttcaaaattaaattgttttgtcaaaaatattttactaattgttgtaaaattaaatttgatccaaagaaaatttactttaattttgacaatttagaaaacaacaatcaaataaaacaaCACGCATCAATGTTATTCCAAACAAAACCATGAGATTGTAGAGATACCTT
Protein-coding sequences here:
- the LOC121223035 gene encoding tRNA (adenine(58)-N(1))-methyltransferase catalytic subunit TRMT61A-like, producing MYLEVVPGCLVLESGTGSGSLTTSFARAVAPTGYVYTFDFHEQRAASARSTFCCRDTSLSLIVSVYRYLLVSLKECFMIVTMGVRDILGEGFPDQFSGLADSVFLDLLEPWLAIPSA